The Metopolophium dirhodum isolate CAU chromosome 4, ASM1992520v1, whole genome shotgun sequence DNA window ATCAACGTATTGATTGTTTAATTGTGTGatcgacaatttattattattattttgcgtaAAGCGCGTCACGTGCCgcgttatttatttcatttgtcgAATAATtccttttgtattattatttcgcgaAAGGCGCATTAGTTGttgtatcttaatttatttttggctttgcaaattaatttttattattatttagcgttAAGCGCGCGTTTGTtggcgtaataatatattttgattttgcgtctaataatttattattattatttttgcgtaAAGCGCGTCACTTGCcgcgttatttatttaatttgtcgaaTAATtccttttgtattattatttcgcgaAAGGCGCATTAATTGTGGTGTTCTGATTTATGTTTGGCTctgcaaattaataatttttattattatttagcgttAAGCGCGCGTTTGttgacgtaataatatattttgattttgcgtctaataatttattattattatttttgcgtgAAGCGCGCAACTTGtcgtttctatttatttttatttgcgttattgattttaattattattatttcacgtaAAAGCGCTTTTATTGCtttgtgatttattatattttgattttgcgtctaataatttattattattatttttgcgtgAAGCGCGCTACTTGTCGCGctccttttatttaatttgttgaataattttgatCATTTTGTCGCGTTAAGCGCGCCCTTGGTCGCGTGAGAATCTACTTTGggctaaattatttcattttgcgcttagtatttaattgtatttgcatattaaaaaaaaaaaaaaaaaaaaaaaatccgtcgtCATGGCTGGTGATGAAGAAGTCGCGCGGGTCAAGCGGTTGAAACGTAGTTGTGAAGTCAAACGCAAGAGTTACGTCAATAAAATACGTGCAGTCCATAGTGTGGCCGTTCGGAGTGCGGAGGACACGTCTGTGGTACCCCAGCTATTGGTAATGGTTGAATCCCTCGATCACTTGTTGTCGTCCTTTACCATCGAAGATGAAGaattgttgaattatttgttGGATTTAGAGCTTGACAATGAATATCCCGACACGGAGGGCGTCGAGATGTTCGAATTGGTCTCGTTTTCAAAAGCAACCGCCCATCGTTTTATGCAATACTGCCCCGACCAAATAACAACGTCTACACACGGCGGTTCACAGGTGTCATTAAACGATGTCGGCCAGAATGTCCAAAAGTCAGACGAACAAGTGATTACCGACAATGTTGCCATAGATGTGAGCCCAGGTGCCGTCCAATCAACTAAAGCAGGTTCTGTGAGGTCTAGTGGTGGTCAAGTCATCAAACCTACCCGCTTACCTGAGATACCACTGCCCACGTTCGAGGGCGACATTTATGAGTGGGTTACATTTCGTGATCGATTCACAACATCGGTGGACAATCGAACATATTTATCCGATATCGATAAGTTCTACTACTTGGTTGGGTGTTGCAAGGGGGCTGCTCGAGATGCTATTCGAGGCATTCCGGTATCAGACCACAATTACAGGCTGGCGTGGTCCACTCTCGAGGAAAGATTTGACAAACCCCGTCTGGTGGCACGCTCACTAATCGAGAAACTGTTAAACGCACCACGAGCTCCTTCAGAAAATTTAGTTGAGTTAAACAAATTGTTAGTGGTATTCGATGAAGGCGTATCGTTGCTCGAGTCCCTGCATCTACCAGATTTAggcgattttatattattctccaTAGCCGCTCGATGCTTGCCTACCTATAGCATCAAGTTATTCGAAGCCCAACTAGCCAACGGGTTTCCTACGGTACAAGAGTTGTTGAAGTTTGTAAAATCTCGTGTGGCCATATTAGAATGCATTCCACCAGAGCCTACATCAAAACAATCAAACTCTCACAAATCTACTAAGACTGCATCTCATAATGCGAGGAAGCCGCCACTGCATACCTCTATGGTTACAAGCAGCAACCCGTCAAAGGTATCACCGTCTTGCAAATGTTGCACAGGTACTCATGGTCTAACGTCATGCCCAAAGTTCAAGGGTTGGACGCAAGAAAATCGTAACAATTGGGCGCGAGTCAATAAGATTTGTTTTCGATGCCTACGTACAGGACACTGGGTGACCAAGTGCAAGTCTTCAAATGTATGCGGTCAATGCTCCCGAAGGCATCACTCGCTTCTGCATTCAGCTGGATTTGCTGCTCCGTCCAAAGAAGAGAATTCATCGGATGAGGGGCAACCAGACGTTGCCACCACATCGTCATGTCTTGGCCAAAATACTTCACCGTCGGTCATTCTCGGTACAGCTCTCATACACATGTCTGACAACGTTGGCGTGTTGCATACGGTCCGGGCGCTCATTGATTCAGCCTCACAAATTAGTGCTATTACTTCGGAGTGCACGAATCGTTTGGGACTCCGGATGCAAAAGTGGACATTACCTGTATCCGGTATCGGCGGTGTTCAGGTACAAAACGTTTTGGGGTTAGTGCGCTGTCAAGTACAACCAAGATTTTCACCAGATCCCGTCTTCAATTTTGATGCGTGGGTGTTTCCGACGATTACGGCTGATATGCCACGACAACCGCTATCCCGTTCGATAGCAGATAAATATCAGCATCTTGCCCTAGCGGATCCCTCATTTATTAACCCTGGTACCATCGATGTTTTATTAGGCGCAGACCTGTTTGCCCAAATCCTAAATGGAAAACGTGTGTCTGTAGGCGATGCTTTTCCGACAGCATTCGGAACGGTATTTGGATGGACGATCATCGGGCCGGTTTCAAATTCAACTTCCAATATTTCTGAGTCTTGCCATACATCACTTACGACTTCTGTCGAAACGCTGCTAGAGAAGTTCTGGGCGCTCGAAGAACCCGACGCGGCACCAGAACAGTTTACGCAGGAGGGGCAGTGTGAAGCAATATTTCGTGACGGTTGTACCCGTGATAGTTCTGGTCGATTTTGTGTACCACTTTTGCTCCGTCAAGCCGTTTCTGGTGACACTTTTCGCGGCTCGCGTGCCGTAGCTGAGAAGCGATTCGAGCATTTAGAGAAGAAATTGGCCAACAACCCTCGTCTCCGACATTTATATTGCGATTTCATGTCTGAGTATTTGACGTTGGGACACATGTCTCCAGCCAAGTCCAATGGGGATTACTACATCCCACACCATGCCGTCTATCGCCCTACCGATAAAGACCCGAAAATACGAGTAGTGTTCGATGCTTCCGCGACATCGTATTCCGGCGTTTCTTTGAATGATTGCTTGCTTCCGGGACCGAAGTTACAGCGCGATGTTGTGGACGTCCTATTATTGTATCGGGTTCACCGATTTGCCTTCACAACTGATATAAGCAAGATGTACCGTCAGGTATCTGTATCTCCGTCGCATCGACGGTACCAACATATTTTGTGGAGATCATCGCCCGATCGAATGTTGCAAGCTTATGAACTCAACACTGTGACTTACGGCGTCAACTGTGCCCCCTACCTCGCGATCAAGGTGTTGCGGTCTATTGCTGAGCAGGATTGTAGTGACCTTCCATTCGTAAAGGAAGCTTTATTATATCAGACATACGTGGATGACATCTGCGCAGGCGGCGACACGTTGGACGAGGCCCTCTCCCTTCAAGATGGTCTTATTCGAGTTTTACATTGTGCTGGCATGGAGTTGAAAAAATGGGCCAGTAATACGCCCGTCCTACTTGATAAGATCCCCTCCGAGGACAGAACGTGCGAACCACTGTCGCTCGATAATTCTACTGGCACAGGGACGAAGGTATTGGGTTTACAATGGTCCCATCAAGATGACGcctttatgtatatttttcaacccGAACGACACGTCTGCACGAAACGCGGTATGTTGTCCTTGATAGCGCGAATGTTCGATCCACTCGGACTCTTATCACCTGTCACATTCTTTGCAAAAACATTAATGCAACGTGTATGGAAAGCTGGGCTGTCATGGGATGAACAGCTGCCTTCAGATATCGCGGAGATCTGGTGCAGTTTCGTTACCGATTTATCCAATCTACAATGTGTCCGCATCCCTCGATTTATAGGCAGACCGTTACTTGCCGTTCCTGAAGCAGACATTCCAAACACAACTCGGACCTTGGAACAGCGGTGGAAGTTGGTCAGCCAATGTGTTCAAGCGTTTTGGCGTCGGTGGCGCAATGAATACCTCCAAACTCTCCAGATTCGCAGTCGGTGGACCAGTGACGCTCCAAATATATCGGTTGATGATATGGTCGTAATAAAAGACGCCAACACTCCGCCGTTGAAATGGCGTATGGGTCGCGTGATAGAGGTATTACCAGGCTCCGACAAGGTTGTCCGAGTCGTCCGGCTCCGAACTGCTACGGGTATCGTGACCCGTCCGGTAGTAAAAGTGGTTAAGCTTATTAGCCATCCATAGAGATTTTAAATCTCCATTCTATCTCTATGTctgtttatttcttattttttattttattgttcccTTCTCTGACTTATACACTCTTTTGCACCTGCGCCTAGGCACCGCGGTCGTGAGTCACGGGGGGAGGGGGCATTTTGGTTAGCTGCCAGAAAAAATTAGGGGCacttgtaatttatgtatttatacgcCCTGGCATTTGAATTATATCCTaatctgtatttaaaattgttactattataatgtgtctttacaaaaaaaaagaatgtattTTCAGGTTAATCGGTTAGTACAAATCCAACCCTCATCAGTTCAATCTTCAGGTTTCAACAGTTTGCAGCTTAAGATCCGGCAGTGTTCGGTAGTAAGACGTGCTCGTCTTACTAGGGGGAGGATGTCGGATATCTGTGGAAATACCCAATACCGTAATTTGGCCGCCATATCGTTAtcgacaacaataaattgtcatcGGTAATTACGGTCGACTCCACATCGAGAAGATTCGATACCCCGCCCCACCTGTTCCATCTGTATCGCCGTCTGCCGTCTCACCGCGAACCCGTCACCGCCGCGTCAGTGCGTTGTCGTCCGTTCGTCGCAACTTTTGCTGCGGCAACCCCGGCTCTTGTGTCACGTCCGGGTTTCGCGCGACAGACTACCTTCACGTGATCGGTGGTTCTGAGTGTGCCGAGTCACGTATCGGCCGTGGCGGTTTTGCGTGTTTTTCCCCTTTTGGTCTATCCGTCCGGGTACAGTTTTACGCCGATCACCTGTGGTACATTGTACTAATTGTACGCACCAAATGCACGCTAAAACGACTTGTTGTCTCGTGATCGCGTTTGTTTTGTAGCCGTCGATTTTGTGTCGCGTTGTGTGCCGGCAACGTGCGGGTCGTGTCGTCTTCCGCGGCTCCAACAGTGCATTTCACGGTGCCTCCTGTGGACCACGGCATGATTTATTGGTTTAACCTGTTCTTCGTGGGCCATCGTGGGATTCCCAGTAGCCAGCGTTAGATCGTCGTGTGGACCAGTGGACCGTTGAGAAGGACCGAGTGGCAACACTGTCGATGGTAATCAGCGGATACCGAGGAGACCggtgattacaatattattcattatcattgtaaaacatcattgtttattattttgatgatatgacattatatattatttgtaacaatattataaattgtcccCGTAGAGTTAGTTAGTGGGCGCCcattgcatataaatataaaatattgtaattttcttaTGAATAGTAAGGCGGTGCTTCTGGCCCGTCACAAGAACGTATTATTTGTTGTTACCTATTCATTGACATCTAGTTTCAAATTAATCATACAGTGTCCACTTCCCTCCGTGTCTTGCGTTGCGGTGCTTATTAAATAGGAGCGTGgggcaataacaaaaaaactggctaaaataaatattaagtgtagCCGAGTCGGCCGACGACCTCTGGGTCGGCAGTAAGGACTTTTATgctacaatgtatatatattatataatatatattagagtCATATGGATACGAtgggaatacacattcaaaCAAGTAAagaaaattagaaatttaaaccaaaaatattacgttaatttgtctatcataaataaattctaattaacTGTTTctctgaataaaaataaataaataaaaatgtaaataaattcacaatattaAGCTAAACCATTAAATACACGGCTTATTAAAAACAagatttttcttattaatatttttactaaatatgaCTTGATTTTaagttacaaattatttatatcaattaaatcatATGAAATATGCTTccatatgatataaaataatttttataacaataacaattatctttcatttattttactgtaataaacatttttttttaagaaaggcctttacaaaataaacaaattaaacattcaaattcaattttacctttttaaaatatgtacctaattataatattag harbors:
- the LOC132943576 gene encoding uncharacterized protein LOC132943576 → MAGDEEVARVKRLKRSCEVKRKSYVNKIRAVHSVAVRSAEDTSVVPQLLVMVESLDHLLSSFTIEDEELLNYLLDLELDNEYPDTEGVEMFELVSFSKATAHRFMQYCPDQITTSTHGGSQVSLNDVGQNVQKSDEQVITDNVAIDVSPGAVQSTKAGSVRSSGGQVIKPTRLPEIPLPTFEGDIYEWVTFRDRFTTSVDNRTYLSDIDKFYYLVGCCKGAARDAIRGIPVSDHNYRLAWSTLEERFDKPRLVARSLIEKLLNAPRAPSENLVELNKLLVVFDEGVSLLESLHLPDLGDFILFSIAARCLPTYSIKLFEAQLANGFPTVQELLKFVKSRVAILECIPPEPTSKQSNSHKSTKTASHNARKPPLHTSMVTSSNPSKVSPSCKCCTGTHGLTSCPKFKGWTQENRNNWARVNKICFRCLRTGHWVTKCKSSNVCGQCSRRHHSLLHSAGFAAPSKEENSSDEGQPDVATTSSCLGQNTSPSVILGTALIHMSDNVGVLHTVRALIDSASQISAITSECTNRLGLRMQKWTLPVSGIGGVQVQNVLGLVRCQVQPRFSPDPVFNFDAWVFPTITADMPRQPLSRSIADKYQHLALADPSFINPGTIDVLLGADLFAQILNGKRVSVGDAFPTAFGTVFGWTIIGPVSNSTSNISESCHTSLTTSVETLLEKFWALEEPDAAPEQFTQEGQCEAIFRDGCTRDSSGRFCVPLLLRQAVSGDTFRGSRAVAEKRFEHLEKKLANNPRLRHLYCDFMSEYLTLGHMSPAKSNGDYYIPHHAVYRPTDKDPKIRVVFDASATSYSGVSLNDCLLPGPKLQRDVVDVLLLYRVHRFAFTTDISKMYRQVSVSPSHRRYQHILWRSSPDRMLQAYELNTVTYGVNCAPYLAIKVLRSIAEQDCSDLPFVKEALLYQTYVDDICAGGDTLDEALSLQDGLIRVLHCAGMELKKWASNTPVLLDKIPSEDRTCEPLSLDNSTGTGTKVLGLQWSHQDDAFMYIFQPERHVCTKRGMLSLIARMFDPLGLLSPVTFFAKTLMQRVWKAGLSWDEQLPSDIAEIWCSFVTDLSNLQCVRIPRFIGRPLLAVPEADIPNTTRTLEQRWKLVSQCVQAFWRRWRNEYLQTLQIRSRWTSDAPNISVDDMVVIKDANTPPLKWRMGRVIEVLPGSDKVVRVVRLRTATGIVTRPVVKVVKLISHP